The Papio anubis isolate 15944 chromosome 1, Panubis1.0, whole genome shotgun sequence genome window below encodes:
- the LOC101008727 gene encoding LOW QUALITY PROTEIN: keratin, type I cytoskeletal 18 (The sequence of the model RefSeq protein was modified relative to this genomic sequence to represent the inferred CDS: substituted 1 base at 1 genomic stop codon) — MSFTTRSTFSTNYRSLGSVQAPSYGARPVSSAASVYAGAGGSGSRISVSRSTSFRGGMGSGGLASGMAGGLAGMGGIQNKKETMQSLNDRLASYLDRVRSLETENRRLESKIREHLEKKGPQVRDWSHYFKIIEDLRAQIFANTVDNARIVLQIDNARLAADDFRVKYETELAMRQSVENDIHGLRKVIDDINVTRLQLETEIEALKEELLFMKKNHEEEVKGLQAQIASSGLTVEVDAPKSQDFAKIMADIQAQYDELARKNREELDKYWSQQIEESTTVVTTQSTEVGAAETTLTELRRTVQSLEIDLDSMRNLKASLENSLREVEARYALQMEQLNGILLHLESELTQTRAEGQRQAQEYEALLNIKVKLEAEIPTYRRLLEDGEXFNLGDALDSSNSMQTIQKTTTRRIVDGKAVSETKDTKVLRH; from the coding sequence ATGAGCTTCACCACTCGCTCCACCTTCTCTACCAACTACCGGTCCCTGGGCTCTGTCCAGGCGCCCAGCTATGGCGCCCGGCCGGTCAGCAGCGCGGCCAGTGTCTATGCAGGCGCCGGGGGTTCTGGTTCCCGGATCTCCGTGTCCCGCTCCACAAGCTTCCGGGGCGGCATGGGGTCCGGGGGCCTGGCCTCAGGCATGGCCGGGGGTCTGGCAGGAATGGGAGGCATCCAGAACAAGAAGGAGACCATGCAAAGCCTGAATGACCGCCTGGCCTCTTACCTGGACAGAGTGAGGAGCCTGGAGACCGAGAACCGGAGGCTGGAGAGCAAAATCCGGGAGCACTTGGAGAAGAAGGGACCCCAGGTCAGAGACTGGAGCCATTACTTCAAGATCATCGAGGACCTGAGGGCTCAGATCTTCGCAAATACTGTGGACAATGCCCGCATCGTTCTGCAGATTGACAATGCCCGTCTTGCTGCTGATGACTTTAGAGTCAAGTATGAGACAGAGCTGGCCATGCGCCAGTCTGTGGAGAACGACATCCATGGGCTCCGCAAGGTCATTGATGACATCAATGTCACTCGACTGCAGCTGGAGACAGAGATCGAGGCTCTCAAGGAGGAGCTGCTCTTCATGAAGAAGAACCACGAAGAGGAAGTAAAAGGCCTACAAGCCCAGATTGCCAGCTCTGGGTTGACCGTGGAGGTAGATGCCCCCAAATCTCAGGACTTCGCCAAGATCATGGCAGACATCCAGGCCCAATATGACGAGCTGGCTCGGAAGAACCGAGAGGAGCTAGACAAGTACTGGTCTCAGCAGATTGAGGAGAGCACCACAGTGGTCACCACACAGTCCACCGAGGTTGGAGCTGCTGAGACAACGCTCACAGAGCTGAGACGTACAGTCCAGTCCTTGGAGATCGACCTGGACTCCATGAGAAATCTGAAGGCCAGCttggagaacagcctgagggaggtggaggcccGCTACGCCCTACAGATGGAGCAGCTCAATGGGATCCTGCTGCACCTGGAGTCAGAGCTGACACAGACCCGGGCAGAGGGACAGCGACAGGCCCAGGAGTATGAGGCCCTGCTGAACATCAAGGTCAAGCTGGAAGCTGAGATCCCCACCTACCGCCGCCTGCTGGAAGATGGCGAGTAATTCAATCTTGGTGATGCCTTGGACAGCAGCAACTCCATGCAAACCATCCAAAAGACCACCACCCGCCGGATAGTGGATGGCAAAGCGGTGTCTGAGACCAAGGACACCAAAGTTCTGAGGCATTAA